In Nitrosarchaeum koreense MY1, one genomic interval encodes:
- the hsp20 gene encoding archaeal heat shock protein Hsp20 — MTMFDDEFDRIFKRMSGSFFDIDDIFEEFKKSDSNAGPIYYGYTMTVGPNGKPVLKEYGNVKPGLLPTSDNREPIVDVIVDEKEKQVKLVAEMPGVEKTDVKILVQDQLVDISAEHGEKKYHTKVPINHKVDENSAKASYKNGILELVFKLIEDTKPKGKKVEVE, encoded by the coding sequence ATGACAATGTTTGATGATGAATTTGATAGAATCTTCAAGAGAATGTCAGGCTCATTTTTTGATATAGATGACATATTTGAAGAATTCAAGAAAAGTGATTCCAATGCTGGCCCAATTTATTATGGTTATACAATGACCGTTGGTCCTAATGGAAAACCGGTTCTAAAAGAATATGGAAACGTAAAACCAGGATTACTTCCTACATCTGATAATAGAGAACCAATTGTAGATGTAATTGTCGATGAAAAAGAAAAACAAGTGAAACTTGTAGCAGAAATGCCGGGAGTTGAAAAGACAGATGTTAAAATTTTGGTCCAAGACCAATTAGTAGATATTTCTGCAGAACATGGTGAAAAGAAATACCATACAAAAGTTCCAATCAACCATAAAGTTGATGAAAACTCTGCCAAAGCTTCATACAAAAATGGAATTCTTGAACTTGTCTTCAAATTGATTGAAGATACAAAACCAAAAGGCAAAAAAGTGGAGGTTGAATAA
- a CDS encoding CDC48 family AAA ATPase, giving the protein MDEIILKIVEIPQQHIGRGRAIVDPKIIEETKWKPGQILELTYNKKTHVKLWPGSTEEYGTGVIKIDGMTRQNIGAGIGDKISIKSVEAADAEQITLSPTEKLAIDEEQLHDVMITNFQNHVFTVHDSIQLPTQMGGKIQFIVTSTKPSKPVIVTESTIFKLGSMTKAVDTNVPRITYDELGGLKNEVRKIREMVELPMRHPELFEKIGVEAPKGVLLYGPPGTGKTLLAKAVAGETNAHFISLSGPEIMGKYYGESEEKIREIFSQAEENAPSIIFIDEIDSIAPKRDEVSGEVEKRIVSQLLTLMDGMKSRGKVVVIAATNRPDSIDPALRRPGRFDREIEIGIPDTEGRFDILSIHTRGMPIDEKVDLKQISKITHGFVGADLEVLSKEAAMRSLRRILPDIDLDEEKISSEILQKIKITSEDFRDALKEVRPSALREVQIQIPDVSWDDVGGLDKLKEELLEAVEWPMKYKEAFDYVNVESPKGILLHGPPGTGKTLIAKALAKMTESNFISIKGPELLSKWVGESEKGVREIFRKARQAAPCIIFLDEVDALVPRRGSGDSSSHVTENVVSQILTEIDGLEELHNVLIIGATNRLDIIDEALLRPGRFDRIIEVPTPDSKGRQHIFEIHTKKKPLASDVSIAKLVELTDGFSGAEIAAVANRAAITALKRYVSGKSKNVKEIKISQEDLLDSINKVKPGRDVPIPQSIK; this is encoded by the coding sequence ATGGATGAAATTATTTTAAAAATTGTTGAAATTCCACAACAACATATTGGTAGAGGAAGAGCTATAGTTGATCCTAAAATTATTGAAGAAACTAAATGGAAACCAGGACAAATCTTAGAATTAACATATAATAAAAAAACACATGTAAAACTTTGGCCTGGTTCAACTGAAGAATATGGTACTGGTGTTATCAAAATTGATGGAATGACTAGACAAAATATTGGAGCTGGAATTGGTGATAAAATTTCTATAAAATCAGTAGAAGCTGCAGACGCAGAACAAATTACTTTATCTCCAACTGAAAAATTAGCTATTGATGAAGAACAATTACATGATGTTATGATTACAAATTTTCAAAATCATGTATTTACAGTTCATGATTCAATTCAACTTCCAACTCAAATGGGAGGAAAAATTCAATTTATTGTAACTAGTACAAAACCATCAAAACCAGTAATTGTAACAGAAAGTACAATATTCAAACTCGGTTCTATGACAAAAGCAGTTGACACTAATGTGCCAAGAATAACTTATGATGAATTAGGTGGTTTAAAAAACGAAGTTAGAAAAATTCGTGAAATGGTAGAACTACCAATGAGGCATCCTGAATTATTTGAAAAAATAGGCGTAGAAGCACCAAAAGGTGTATTGTTATACGGTCCACCTGGAACAGGAAAGACTTTACTTGCAAAAGCCGTAGCTGGAGAAACAAACGCTCATTTCATTTCACTTAGTGGTCCAGAGATTATGGGAAAATATTATGGAGAAAGTGAAGAAAAAATTAGAGAAATTTTCTCACAGGCTGAGGAAAATGCACCTAGTATAATCTTCATAGATGAGATTGATTCTATTGCTCCAAAAAGAGATGAAGTGTCTGGTGAAGTAGAGAAAAGAATAGTTTCACAACTATTGACATTAATGGATGGAATGAAATCTAGAGGAAAAGTAGTAGTTATTGCAGCTACTAACAGACCAGATTCTATAGATCCAGCACTTAGAAGACCGGGCAGATTTGATAGAGAGATAGAAATTGGAATTCCAGATACTGAAGGTAGGTTTGACATTCTCTCAATTCATACACGTGGAATGCCAATTGATGAAAAAGTAGATCTTAAACAAATTTCAAAAATTACGCATGGATTTGTAGGAGCTGATTTAGAAGTATTATCCAAAGAAGCTGCAATGAGATCTCTTCGAAGAATTCTTCCTGATATTGATCTTGATGAAGAAAAAATTTCATCTGAAATTCTTCAAAAAATAAAAATCACAAGTGAAGATTTCAGAGATGCATTAAAAGAAGTTAGGCCAAGTGCACTTAGAGAAGTACAAATCCAAATTCCAGATGTTAGTTGGGATGATGTTGGCGGTTTAGATAAACTAAAAGAAGAACTTTTAGAGGCTGTTGAATGGCCTATGAAATACAAAGAAGCGTTTGATTATGTTAATGTAGAAAGTCCAAAGGGAATTCTACTTCATGGTCCACCTGGAACAGGTAAAACTTTGATTGCAAAAGCACTTGCTAAAATGACAGAATCAAACTTTATCAGCATTAAAGGTCCTGAACTCCTTTCAAAATGGGTTGGTGAATCTGAAAAAGGAGTTAGAGAAATTTTCAGGAAAGCACGACAAGCAGCGCCATGTATTATCTTCTTAGATGAAGTTGATGCACTTGTACCACGAAGAGGAAGTGGAGATTCGAGCTCACATGTTACAGAAAATGTAGTCTCACAAATTTTAACTGAAATTGATGGGCTTGAAGAATTACACAATGTATTGATCATTGGTGCAACAAACCGATTAGATATCATAGACGAAGCATTACTAAGGCCTGGAAGATTTGATAGAATCATAGAAGTTCCAACCCCTGACTCAAAAGGAAGACAACATATCTTTGAGATTCACACTAAAAAGAAACCCCTTGCTAGTGATGTAAGTATTGCAAAACTAGTAGAATTAACAGATGGTTTTAGTGGTGCAGAAATTGCAGCTGTAGCAAATAGAGCAGCAATTACTGCTTTAAAGAGATATGTGAGTGGAAAATCAAAGAATGTAAAAGAAATCAAGATATCACAAGAAGATCTACTCGATTCAATCAATAAGGTAAAGCCTGGAAGAGATGTTCCTATTCCACAATCCATAAAATAG
- a CDS encoding transcription initiation factor IIB, which yields MLEDYSNNYDVKCKLDTCKTYPIITDSERGEMFCGGCGIVLVQNISDTSNEGNGYGQEDFLKLSRTGPATSLTMYDRGLSSVIGANKDSSGNTLSNKTKYDFKRLRTWDQRSKSRSTVSLSKAFTILNGMKTKLGIPDSVVENAAYIYRKISSAKLTRGRTMASLVSASLYAACRENNIPRTLDDIAIAGNTERRILSRDLRTIIKKLGLNLNQYDTSSFISKISNNMNLKEKTKRDAFDILKRCEIKEITAGKHPVAQAAASLYISCIINNEKISQKKFAEASGVSDVTIRNRVVLIKKTLKIME from the coding sequence GTGTTAGAAGATTATTCAAATAATTATGATGTCAAGTGTAAACTAGACACTTGCAAAACCTATCCCATAATTACTGATTCAGAAAGAGGTGAAATGTTTTGTGGGGGATGCGGTATTGTTCTAGTGCAAAACATATCTGATACTTCAAATGAAGGAAATGGGTATGGCCAGGAAGATTTTTTAAAATTATCAAGAACTGGTCCTGCAACATCATTAACTATGTATGACAGAGGATTATCAAGTGTAATTGGAGCAAACAAAGACTCTTCAGGTAATACCTTATCAAATAAAACAAAATATGACTTTAAGAGACTTCGTACATGGGATCAAAGAAGCAAATCTAGATCAACTGTCTCACTAAGCAAAGCTTTTACTATATTAAATGGAATGAAGACAAAATTAGGAATACCAGATAGTGTAGTTGAAAATGCAGCTTATATTTATAGAAAAATTTCAAGTGCCAAACTAACTAGGGGTAGAACTATGGCTTCATTAGTTTCTGCGTCTTTGTATGCAGCATGTAGAGAAAATAACATTCCTAGAACATTAGATGATATTGCAATTGCTGGAAATACAGAGAGAAGAATCTTATCAAGAGATTTGAGAACGATTATCAAAAAACTAGGATTAAATCTAAATCAATATGATACATCATCGTTTATTTCTAAAATTTCAAATAATATGAATTTGAAAGAAAAAACAAAACGCGATGCGTTTGATATCTTAAAACGTTGTGAAATAAAAGAAATTACTGCAGGTAAACATCCTGTAGCACAAGCAGCTGCTTCTCTGTATATTTCATGTATAATTAATAATGAGAAAATTAGTCAGAAGAAATTTGCAGAGGCATCTGGAGTAAGTGATGTTACCATAAGAAATAGAGTTGTCTTAATTAAAAAAACATTAAAAATAATGGAATAA
- a CDS encoding DUF1059 domain-containing protein, giving the protein MTLKLRCQDYGFECEFVLDGEKNITLLEKLRQHFEEEHGIEYTTEAITQMIVNRGHSLESIRKE; this is encoded by the coding sequence ATGACGCTGAAACTAAGATGTCAAGATTATGGATTTGAGTGTGAATTCGTTTTGGATGGAGAGAAAAACATCACACTCCTTGAAAAACTACGACAACATTTTGAAGAGGAACATGGTATCGAGTATACTACTGAAGCAATCACTCAAATGATTGTTAATCGTGGTCACTCTTTAGAATCTATACGAAAAGAATAG
- the crcB gene encoding fluoride efflux transporter CrcB — translation MKGLEFVFLAVGSVLGAFLRYKITESPLLFNSLPLNVLIVNIIGAFVLGMFIVISEQWNLDGRYSLLAAVGFCGSLTTMSSFALDSSNLFDNHHYGTLAINLVANVGLSIGALVGGRSLMSTIVNG, via the coding sequence ATGAAAGGTTTAGAATTTGTATTTTTAGCAGTCGGATCCGTGCTTGGAGCTTTTCTAAGATATAAAATAACAGAATCACCACTGCTGTTTAATTCATTACCTCTTAATGTTTTGATTGTTAATATTATTGGAGCATTTGTCTTAGGCATGTTTATCGTTATATCAGAACAGTGGAATCTTGATGGGAGATATTCACTACTAGCTGCAGTAGGTTTCTGTGGTTCACTTACTACAATGTCATCTTTTGCGTTAGATTCTAGTAATCTGTTTGATAATCATCATTATGGTACTTTAGCTATTAATCTTGTTGCAAATGTTGGTTTATCTATTGGTGCATTAGTTGGTGGAAGATCATTAATGTCTACTATAGTAAATGGTTAA
- a CDS encoding CBS domain-containing protein, whose protein sequence is MTDADKITVRDIMTKSVIAVDSTITVNEAAKLMEDVKVGAIIVMENNTPVGIITDRDFAVKIVAHAYQITTPVKQIMSTPLIAIGPDESVWMVADLMYTRGIRKLPIIEDDKVIGIITATDLVNRLAISTDEDIRKMYHESVIKVYKQYSPYN, encoded by the coding sequence ATGACTGATGCAGATAAAATTACGGTTAGAGACATTATGACAAAATCTGTGATTGCAGTAGATTCTACAATTACTGTAAATGAAGCGGCAAAATTAATGGAAGATGTAAAAGTGGGAGCTATCATAGTTATGGAAAATAATACACCTGTAGGAATAATTACAGATAGAGATTTTGCAGTAAAGATTGTAGCTCATGCTTATCAAATTACGACTCCAGTAAAACAGATTATGTCAACTCCTCTAATTGCAATAGGTCCTGATGAATCAGTGTGGATGGTAGCTGATCTAATGTATACTAGAGGTATTCGTAAACTACCAATTATAGAAGATGATAAAGTTATAGGAATTATCACTGCTACAGATCTAGTAAATCGTCTTGCAATATCAACAGATGAAGATATTAGAAAAATGTATCATGAATCAGTGATCAAAGTTTACAAACAATATAGCCCATACAATTGA
- a CDS encoding universal stress protein — protein MKDIKKILVPIDGSKNSMRGLDEAIYLARQCHATITGLYVIPIAKPLTDSQISYLEKYLLNNASKFMSKAKIRCGQNGILFDDDIAYGDEGPKIINYAENKAYDIIVIGSRGMSSIKETFLGSTSNYVLHKSKIPVLIVK, from the coding sequence ATGAAAGATATTAAAAAAATACTTGTTCCTATTGATGGTTCTAAAAATTCTATGAGGGGATTGGATGAGGCAATTTATCTTGCAAGACAATGTCATGCAACAATTACAGGATTGTATGTAATTCCAATAGCAAAACCCTTAACAGATTCACAAATTTCTTATCTGGAAAAATATTTACTGAATAACGCTTCAAAATTTATGTCAAAAGCGAAAATACGTTGTGGACAAAATGGCATTCTTTTTGATGATGATATTGCTTATGGTGACGAAGGGCCAAAAATCATAAACTATGCAGAGAACAAAGCATATGATATTATTGTTATCGGATCTAGAGGAATGAGTTCTATTAAAGAGACTTTTCTAGGAAGTACATCCAATTATGTTTTACACAAATCAAAAATTCCAGTGTTAATTGTAAAATAA
- a CDS encoding cyclic nucleotide-binding/CBS domain-containing protein, which produces MAHTFVKDVMINDLATLDVSTSIKDAAKLMDEKNIGCIIVTKNQLPVGILTERDFVKRITAKEKPLSTVLEEVMSSPLIEIDSNETVWEAAQIMKINNIHKLPVKKDNHIIGIVTTTDLVKICSVGSDSEMRRICDQIITRMEKENF; this is translated from the coding sequence ATGGCACATACATTTGTAAAAGATGTAATGATTAATGATTTAGCCACACTAGACGTGTCTACTTCAATTAAAGATGCTGCAAAATTAATGGATGAAAAGAACATTGGTTGCATAATTGTAACTAAAAATCAGTTACCTGTAGGAATTTTAACCGAAAGAGATTTCGTTAAACGCATAACTGCTAAAGAAAAACCACTATCTACAGTATTAGAAGAAGTAATGTCTTCACCGTTGATTGAAATAGACTCAAATGAAACAGTATGGGAAGCTGCCCAAATTATGAAAATAAATAATATTCACAAATTACCTGTCAAAAAAGATAACCACATTATTGGAATTGTTACAACTACAGACTTAGTAAAAATTTGTAGTGTTGGTTCTGATTCAGAAATGAGGAGAATCTGTGATCAAATTATTACTAGAATGGAAAAAGAGAATTTTTGA
- a CDS encoding universal stress protein — translation MLTKILVPYDGSKYSIKALTRVIELAHNLDSEIFLFSVIYLDYISPPGMLGLTKLKSEKETIKKWRESVMAYSEKMLKIAIKRCNEKGISASYHITCGNVTNEILKFAKRKNISLIVIGSHGLHGIGKLKTLGSTSRKVSELAKCPVLLVR, via the coding sequence ATGCTAACCAAAATCCTTGTTCCATATGATGGTTCTAAATATTCAATAAAAGCATTAACTAGAGTTATAGAGCTTGCACATAATCTTGATTCAGAGATTTTTCTATTTTCTGTCATTTATCTAGATTATATTTCACCACCTGGAATGTTAGGATTAACTAAACTAAAATCTGAAAAAGAGACTATAAAAAAATGGAGAGAGTCGGTTATGGCATATTCAGAAAAAATGCTAAAAATAGCAATTAAAAGATGCAATGAGAAAGGGATTTCTGCATCATATCATATTACATGTGGTAATGTCACAAATGAAATTTTGAAATTTGCAAAAAGAAAGAATATTTCATTAATAGTAATTGGTAGTCATGGTTTACATGGAATTGGTAAATTAAAAACATTAGGAAGTACTAGTAGAAAAGTTTCAGAATTAGCTAAATGCCCAGTATTATTAGTTAGATAA
- a CDS encoding universal stress protein: MIRKNIKKILVPIDGSKNSMRGLDEAIYLARQCHATITGLYVIPIYPRNFSDAIMPYQMHLTKSAKKFMQSSKTRCAEKGIVFKSKIIFGSPSIEINEMAKGFDIIVIGSRGQSGLKEIFLGSVANAVVHKSKIPVLVIK; encoded by the coding sequence ATGATTAGAAAAAATATTAAAAAAATACTTGTTCCTATTGATGGTTCTAAAAATTCTATGAGGGGATTGGATGAGGCAATTTATCTTGCAAGACAATGTCATGCAACAATTACAGGATTGTATGTAATTCCAATATATCCAAGAAATTTTAGTGATGCGATAATGCCATATCAGATGCACCTTACAAAATCAGCAAAAAAATTTATGCAATCTTCAAAGACTAGATGTGCAGAAAAAGGAATTGTGTTTAAATCTAAAATAATTTTTGGAAGTCCAAGTATAGAAATTAATGAAATGGCAAAAGGATTTGATATTATTGTTATCGGATCTAGAGGTCAAAGTGGATTAAAAGAAATTTTCTTAGGTAGTGTTGCAAATGCTGTGGTACACAAATCAAAAATTCCGGTATTAGTCATAAAGTAG
- a CDS encoding CBS domain-containing protein gives MRLKNTDLNKIIKKTITISPNASILDAREILLRHNLKRLVVIDSKKCPIGIITEKDIAKTIYALGDKPIKSVKVSGFMSKKLITVKKTDSIYDCARLMKKNRIGSIIVLGNNGILEGLITKTDLASIFLTHAISPLKVSKIMTRNVITAMPGDSLLYVESLLIHNRISRIVIQRNRIPVGIITYRDFVPAKLPYWLSQSADPKEVENYKMNNPNEFQVNQMNHLLHFKAVDIMSSNPITIEAGEDVGVAVLLMIRNGISGLPVVKKTKLVGIITKADIVNAIAQA, from the coding sequence ATGAGACTAAAAAATACAGATCTAAATAAAATAATTAAAAAAACCATTACAATTAGTCCAAATGCAAGTATATTAGATGCAAGAGAAATTTTACTTAGACATAACTTAAAACGACTTGTGGTAATAGATTCAAAAAAATGCCCTATCGGAATAATTACAGAAAAAGATATTGCAAAAACTATCTATGCTCTTGGTGACAAACCAATTAAATCTGTCAAAGTCTCTGGTTTTATGTCTAAAAAATTAATCACAGTAAAGAAAACAGATTCAATTTATGATTGTGCTAGATTAATGAAAAAAAATCGTATAGGATCCATCATTGTATTAGGCAATAATGGTATTCTGGAGGGTTTAATTACAAAAACAGATCTTGCATCTATCTTTTTGACACATGCAATTTCACCTCTAAAAGTTTCAAAGATCATGACTAGAAATGTGATCACTGCTATGCCTGGAGATTCATTATTGTATGTAGAAAGTTTGTTAATTCATAATAGAATTTCAAGAATTGTAATTCAGCGAAATAGAATTCCTGTTGGAATTATCACATACAGAGATTTTGTTCCAGCAAAATTACCCTATTGGTTATCTCAATCAGCTGATCCAAAAGAAGTTGAAAATTATAAAATGAATAATCCTAATGAGTTTCAAGTAAATCAAATGAATCATCTTCTTCATTTCAAAGCTGTTGATATAATGTCGTCAAATCCAATTACAATTGAAGCTGGTGAGGATGTTGGAGTAGCTGTATTATTAATGATTAGAAATGGAATTAGCGGATTACCAGTTGTTAAAAAAACAAAACTAGTTGGAATTATCACGAAAGCAGATATCGTAAATGCTATTGCACAAGCCTAG
- a CDS encoding CBS domain-containing protein produces MISDTIHEHMKNIQMIKVKSLISKATTIDPTDTISNVINKITKNNCYDVFYLKDKNVLSTNIRSLLNSKNINKMKIESFLYPIPHVTQNESIQKVANIMSHYRIKEVPVVDKNQIIGVVTSKQIIKLLSSKDNKWIKANLIYTKNPIIISSSESISNAKRIMINKRIDHLPVLNQGKIKQVLTSYHILQSIIPSEKQGRKSMIPKTLHALESNIGNLGSTRIPQCSANDDLNKIINLMLKTDTTCCLVNLWDNLQGIITYRDILVLLASKLETQIPLYIVGMPDDQENIELINSKFAKILKRLQNVYSEIHEARVTIKQQRTGNKKEGKFEVTVMIIILHHTPLIFKSIGFDLSEVLEDLSQKLLRTLSKRAKNRSKDSIRKIGLPIF; encoded by the coding sequence ATGATTAGCGATACAATTCATGAACATATGAAAAACATTCAAATGATTAAAGTGAAATCCCTAATTTCAAAAGCAACAACTATAGATCCTACTGATACCATTTCAAATGTAATCAATAAAATTACCAAGAATAATTGCTATGATGTTTTTTATCTTAAAGATAAAAATGTACTTTCTACAAATATTAGATCACTTCTAAATTCTAAAAATATTAATAAAATGAAAATTGAATCCTTTCTTTATCCTATACCTCACGTTACACAAAATGAATCTATCCAGAAAGTAGCAAATATTATGTCACATTATAGAATAAAAGAAGTACCTGTAGTAGATAAAAATCAAATAATCGGTGTTGTGACGTCTAAACAAATTATCAAATTACTATCATCAAAGGATAACAAATGGATTAAAGCTAACTTGATTTATACTAAAAATCCCATAATAATCTCTTCTAGTGAATCTATTAGCAACGCAAAACGAATCATGATTAATAAAAGAATAGATCATTTACCAGTTTTGAATCAGGGAAAAATTAAACAAGTTCTTACATCCTACCATATACTTCAATCAATTATTCCATCTGAAAAACAAGGACGAAAATCCATGATCCCAAAAACTCTTCATGCATTAGAATCTAATATTGGTAATTTAGGAAGTACTAGAATTCCACAATGTTCTGCTAACGATGATTTAAATAAAATTATCAATTTAATGCTAAAAACAGATACCACATGCTGTCTAGTTAATCTCTGGGATAATCTTCAAGGTATTATCACTTATCGAGACATACTTGTTTTACTAGCATCTAAACTCGAAACTCAAATTCCGTTATACATTGTTGGAATGCCTGATGATCAAGAAAATATAGAATTAATTAATTCAAAATTTGCAAAAATTCTAAAAAGATTACAGAATGTATACTCTGAAATACATGAAGCTAGAGTTACAATAAAACAACAAAGAACTGGAAATAAAAAAGAAGGAAAATTTGAAGTAACAGTAATGATTATAATTTTACATCATACTCCACTCATTTTCAAATCAATTGGGTTTGATTTGAGTGAAGTTTTAGAAGATTTGAGCCAAAAATTATTACGAACATTATCTAAACGAGCAAAAAATAGATCTAAAGATAGTATTCGAAAAATTGGATTACCTATATTCTAA
- a CDS encoding P-II family nitrogen regulator has protein sequence MKKIEAIIKRSTYPIIISELSSMGYSIIDKRNLEDNKIFDKQSGAKAGSTNVKAIPLSKIELVVLEKDARQVINLISKKSGFSENQGGKIFISEMEEVVDMNTLSAQHDLESDKIFFSSKTKTKRSRLVPLHKFTLIKLEKIYEDNKEKLQSDYRIKSFSGFVNYCIMGYLPTIEKQLKHTTIIYENNFHDF, from the coding sequence ATGAAAAAAATTGAAGCGATAATCAAGCGTTCAACATATCCTATAATTATTAGTGAACTAAGCAGTATGGGATATTCAATTATTGATAAACGAAATTTAGAAGATAACAAAATTTTTGATAAACAATCAGGTGCAAAAGCTGGTTCAACTAATGTTAAAGCAATTCCACTTTCCAAAATAGAATTGGTTGTTTTAGAAAAAGATGCAAGACAAGTTATTAATTTAATTTCTAAGAAATCTGGTTTTTCTGAAAATCAAGGAGGAAAAATCTTCATTTCAGAAATGGAAGAAGTTGTAGATATGAATACACTTAGTGCACAACATGATCTTGAATCTGATAAAATCTTTTTCTCTTCCAAAACAAAAACTAAGAGAAGCAGATTAGTTCCACTTCACAAGTTTACATTAATAAAACTTGAAAAAATATATGAAGATAATAAAGAAAAATTACAGTCAGATTATAGAATTAAATCATTTAGTGGTTTTGTTAATTATTGTATTATGGGATATCTTCCAACTATTGAAAAACAGCTAAAACACACTACAATTATTTATGAAAATAATTTTCATGATTTTTAG
- a CDS encoding P-II family nitrogen regulator, with the protein MLRIEALLGNNDVMAISEALRKIEIGGLTVGKVRGRGKNPPAEIHASKGSAIFQPQFSEKYVIVVIIPESKEEEVINIIKTKGSVGKIFVSPILRAIDIGTGKEGEETI; encoded by the coding sequence ATGCTAAGAATTGAAGCACTATTAGGAAATAATGACGTAATGGCGATAAGTGAGGCTTTAAGAAAAATTGAGATTGGGGGTTTAACGGTGGGTAAAGTCAGAGGTAGAGGAAAAAATCCACCTGCAGAAATTCATGCATCTAAAGGAAGTGCCATATTTCAGCCTCAATTCAGTGAAAAATACGTCATAGTAGTAATTATTCCAGAAAGTAAGGAAGAGGAAGTTATCAATATTATTAAAACAAAAGGAAGTGTTGGAAAGATCTTTGTTTCTCCAATATTACGTGCTATAGATATTGGAACTGGAAAGGAAGGAGAAGAAACAATTTAA